A window from Dunckerocampus dactyliophorus isolate RoL2022-P2 chromosome 15, RoL_Ddac_1.1, whole genome shotgun sequence encodes these proteins:
- the il13ra1 gene encoding interleukin-13 receptor subunit alpha-1 isoform X2 codes for MLFFHVLLSLLLAAGSPSQTVKITPPHNLTLQWTSDFDAQLWWAHERLPPSCKYKVSWRTKEKYSMEESDHQTPPSLLSFSMEGGSLFVSVHSVCKDQHSQPAVLNVTYPELVSDVQCGIISSTLTQCSWRPLSPPPSLSFYYGLVDELEDMASFDVKLRECPLYTHTDSLRTGCHLRSTAIQSIYVLFNTTLNDTLVRNTFKIKPVPVTPRPLNWSISEVGGKFILSWVPPDVLHLSRWTFIINYTECDERKIIEVLGKTSKLIHRVSHCCYHMSLKARSLDGETGWSDAKYFAAAKDANARLYAAIIIPLLLVGLTLLTCVCCSRNKEHIFTKVPQPRDLLSDIYNNKTKSAVCNLHFPEKEEENCKITLVTDQQQEQFHHFI; via the exons TCAAAATCACACCCCCGCACAACTTGACACTTCAGTGGACCAGCGACTTTGATGCACAGCTGTGGTGGGCACATGAGCGTCTGCCGCCAAGCTGCAAGTACAAAGTGTCGTGGAGAACGAAGGAGAAATACTCGATGGAGGAGAGC GATCATCAGACACCGCCATCCCTGTTGAGCTTTTCAATGGAGGGGGGCtccttgtttgtttctgttcacAGCGTCTGTAAGGACCAACACAGCCAGCCTGCCGTCCTCAATGTTACATACCCAG AGCTGGTCTCTGATGTGCAATGCGGCATCATCTCATCCACGCTCACTCAGTGCTCCTGGCGGCCGCTCAGTCCTCCTCCAAGTCTCTCTTTCTATTATGG GTTAGTGGACGAGCTGGAAGACATGGCCTCCTTCGATGTCAAGTTACGAGAGTGCCCGTTGTACACTCACACCGACAGCCTGAGGACGGGCTGCCATCTGCGGTCCACAGCCATCCAGTCCATCTACGTATTGTTCAACACAACCCTTAATGATACCCTTGTCAGAaacaccttcaaaataaaacctgtGCCAG TGACTCCTCGTCCACTAAACTGGAGCATTAGTGAAGTTGGAGGCAAATTCATCTTAAGCTGGGTCCCTCCTGATGTCTTACATCTGTCTCGCTGGACCTTCATCATAAATTACACTGAGTGTGATGAAAGGAAG ATTATAGAAGTCCTGGGAAAGACGTCAAAGCTAATACACCGGGTGTCTCACTGCTGCTACCACATGTCCCTTAAAGCACGCAGCTTAGACGGAGAGACGGGATGGAGTGATGCAAAGTATTTTG CTGCAGCCAAAGATGCGAACGCGAGGCTGTATGCCGCCATCATCATCCCGCTGCTGCTTGTTGGCCTCACCTTGCTCACTTGTGTGTGCTGCAGCAG GAATAAAGAACACATCTTCACCAAAGTGCCACAACCTCGGGACCTTCTCAGTGatatttacaacaacaaaacaaag AGTGCAGTTTGCAACCTTCATTTCCCAGAAAAGGAAGAAGAGAATTGCAAGATTACTCTGGTGACGGATCAGCAACAAGAGCAATTTCACCATTTCATTTGA
- the il13ra1 gene encoding interleukin-13 receptor subunit alpha-1 isoform X1 encodes MLFFHVLLSLLLAAGSPSQTVKITPPHNLTLQWTSDFDAQLWWAHERLPPSCKYKVSWRTKEKYSMEESDHQTPPSLLSFSMEGGSLFVSVHSVCKDQHSQPAVLNVTYPELVSDVQCGIISSTLTQCSWRPLSPPPSLSFYYGLVDELEDMASFDVKLRECPLYTHTDSLRTGCHLRSTAIQSIYVLFNTTLNDTLVRNTFKIKPVPGGDILNHYCPFMDVLCVVLVNILASIPCAVTPRPLNWSISEVGGKFILSWVPPDVLHLSRWTFIINYTECDERKIIEVLGKTSKLIHRVSHCCYHMSLKARSLDGETGWSDAKYFAAAKDANARLYAAIIIPLLLVGLTLLTCVCCSRNKEHIFTKVPQPRDLLSDIYNNKTKSAVCNLHFPEKEEENCKITLVTDQQQEQFHHFI; translated from the exons TCAAAATCACACCCCCGCACAACTTGACACTTCAGTGGACCAGCGACTTTGATGCACAGCTGTGGTGGGCACATGAGCGTCTGCCGCCAAGCTGCAAGTACAAAGTGTCGTGGAGAACGAAGGAGAAATACTCGATGGAGGAGAGC GATCATCAGACACCGCCATCCCTGTTGAGCTTTTCAATGGAGGGGGGCtccttgtttgtttctgttcacAGCGTCTGTAAGGACCAACACAGCCAGCCTGCCGTCCTCAATGTTACATACCCAG AGCTGGTCTCTGATGTGCAATGCGGCATCATCTCATCCACGCTCACTCAGTGCTCCTGGCGGCCGCTCAGTCCTCCTCCAAGTCTCTCTTTCTATTATGG GTTAGTGGACGAGCTGGAAGACATGGCCTCCTTCGATGTCAAGTTACGAGAGTGCCCGTTGTACACTCACACCGACAGCCTGAGGACGGGCTGCCATCTGCGGTCCACAGCCATCCAGTCCATCTACGTATTGTTCAACACAACCCTTAATGATACCCTTGTCAGAaacaccttcaaaataaaacctgtGCCAGGTGGAGACATTCTCAATCATTATTGTCCTTTCATGGACGTATTGTGTGTAGTCTTGGTCAACATTTTAGCATCCATTCCCTGTGCAGTGACTCCTCGTCCACTAAACTGGAGCATTAGTGAAGTTGGAGGCAAATTCATCTTAAGCTGGGTCCCTCCTGATGTCTTACATCTGTCTCGCTGGACCTTCATCATAAATTACACTGAGTGTGATGAAAGGAAG ATTATAGAAGTCCTGGGAAAGACGTCAAAGCTAATACACCGGGTGTCTCACTGCTGCTACCACATGTCCCTTAAAGCACGCAGCTTAGACGGAGAGACGGGATGGAGTGATGCAAAGTATTTTG CTGCAGCCAAAGATGCGAACGCGAGGCTGTATGCCGCCATCATCATCCCGCTGCTGCTTGTTGGCCTCACCTTGCTCACTTGTGTGTGCTGCAGCAG GAATAAAGAACACATCTTCACCAAAGTGCCACAACCTCGGGACCTTCTCAGTGatatttacaacaacaaaacaaag AGTGCAGTTTGCAACCTTCATTTCCCAGAAAAGGAAGAAGAGAATTGCAAGATTACTCTGGTGACGGATCAGCAACAAGAGCAATTTCACCATTTCATTTGA